From Pseudonocardia autotrophica, one genomic window encodes:
- a CDS encoding M29 family metallopeptidase yields the protein MDQNLFNDICLQQLTLSGVHEGETVVVLTRGAERAEYADAFLWAIQRLGATGYHMRLPSPASAAGAWAVGDSGLGNIPLAVDALKAVDMVVDCTFLLFSPEQFAIQGAGTRILTAVEPPELLARLMPTTELRERVETGAELLAKASAMRITSPHGTDVTYQLGMYPTMSEYGYTDTPGRWDHWPAAFVFTGGSDTGVDGKIVLAPGDVLLPFNTYVQTPVEITIEEGFIRDIRGGAGSSGLDADLLRSYIESFDDPRGYGMSHVGWGLDERAHWHGLTQFPGGMGMELRSFYGNVMFSIGPNNELGGPNDTACHFDIPMRGNSLYLDDELIVDAGELTVPEMRPVARR from the coding sequence ATGGACCAGAACCTGTTCAACGACATCTGCCTGCAGCAACTGACGCTGTCGGGGGTGCACGAGGGTGAGACCGTGGTCGTGCTGACCCGCGGTGCGGAGCGGGCCGAGTACGCCGACGCGTTCCTGTGGGCGATCCAGCGCCTGGGTGCGACCGGATATCACATGCGCCTGCCGTCGCCGGCGAGCGCGGCCGGGGCGTGGGCGGTCGGCGACTCCGGGCTGGGGAACATCCCACTGGCCGTGGACGCGCTCAAGGCCGTCGACATGGTCGTGGACTGCACGTTCCTGCTGTTCTCGCCCGAGCAGTTCGCGATCCAGGGCGCCGGCACCCGGATCCTCACCGCCGTCGAACCGCCCGAGCTGCTGGCCCGGCTGATGCCGACCACCGAGCTGCGTGAGCGCGTCGAGACCGGGGCGGAGCTGCTGGCCAAGGCCTCGGCCATGCGGATCACCAGCCCGCACGGCACCGACGTCACCTATCAGCTGGGCATGTACCCGACGATGTCGGAGTACGGCTACACCGACACCCCCGGCCGCTGGGACCACTGGCCGGCGGCGTTCGTGTTCACCGGCGGCTCCGACACCGGCGTCGACGGGAAGATCGTGCTCGCCCCCGGGGACGTGCTGCTGCCGTTCAACACCTACGTGCAGACCCCGGTGGAGATCACCATCGAGGAGGGCTTCATCCGCGACATCCGCGGCGGCGCCGGCTCCTCGGGGCTGGACGCCGATCTGCTGCGCTCCTACATCGAGAGCTTCGACGACCCGCGCGGCTACGGCATGAGCCATGTCGGCTGGGGTCTCGACGAGCGCGCGCACTGGCACGGCCTGACCCAGTTCCCCGGCGGCATGGGGATGGAGCTGCGCAGCTTCTACGGCAACGTGATGTTCTCGATCGGGCCGAACAACGAGCTCGGCGGCCCGAACGACACCGCCTGCCACTTCGACATCCCGATGCGCGGCAACTCGCTCTACCTCGACGACGAGCTGATCGTCGACGCCGGCGAGCTGACCGTGCCCGAGATGCGCCCGGTGGCACGCCGATGA
- a CDS encoding MFS transporter, which produces MKTLGTLSHHSSTTGSPGPALFAMALGGLAIGTTEFASMGLLPAFAADLGATVPQAGTAISAYALGVVVGAPVLAVLGARWPRKHLVLALAGALALTNIASAFAPTFGTFVATRFLAGLPHGAYFGTASVLAASLVPRERRPRAIATVMSGLMIANVVGVPIATWLGQAAGWPAAYLATGAIAVVTMAAVWWLVPDVRDTRRGSVLGELSALRRGQVWITMAVIATGFGGSFAVYSYITPVLTEVSGLAEAAVPVALAVFGIGMTLGNQVGGRLAEIAPVHTIAAGLGAAAVSMTVFALTASSVVMALTALFSLAFTTTATTPALATRLMDAGREGPTLGVALHHAAFNVSNALGAALGGVVLAAGWGWTSPAAVATVLPLLGLAALYVAVRMERAEQHREPALTG; this is translated from the coding sequence ATGAAAACATTGGGCACACTCTCTCACCACTCCTCCACCACCGGAAGTCCCGGCCCCGCGCTGTTCGCGATGGCGCTGGGCGGGCTCGCCATCGGCACCACCGAGTTCGCCTCGATGGGCCTGCTGCCGGCGTTCGCCGCCGACCTCGGCGCCACCGTGCCGCAGGCCGGTACCGCGATCAGCGCCTATGCACTCGGGGTGGTGGTCGGCGCGCCCGTTCTGGCCGTGCTCGGCGCCCGCTGGCCGCGCAAGCACCTGGTGCTGGCGCTGGCCGGAGCGCTGGCACTGACCAACATCGCCTCGGCGTTCGCGCCGACCTTCGGCACCTTCGTCGCCACCCGCTTCCTCGCCGGTCTCCCGCACGGCGCCTACTTCGGCACGGCATCGGTGCTCGCCGCCTCGCTCGTGCCACGGGAGCGCCGCCCACGCGCGATCGCGACCGTCATGAGCGGGCTGATGATCGCGAACGTGGTCGGTGTCCCCATCGCGACCTGGCTCGGCCAGGCCGCCGGCTGGCCCGCCGCGTACCTTGCGACCGGCGCGATCGCCGTGGTGACCATGGCCGCGGTCTGGTGGCTCGTCCCGGACGTGCGCGACACGCGCCGCGGCTCGGTGCTCGGTGAGCTCTCGGCGCTGCGCCGGGGCCAGGTGTGGATCACGATGGCGGTCATCGCGACCGGTTTCGGCGGCTCGTTCGCCGTCTACAGCTACATCACCCCGGTGCTGACCGAGGTGTCCGGGCTGGCCGAGGCCGCGGTGCCGGTGGCACTCGCGGTGTTCGGGATCGGTATGACCCTGGGCAACCAGGTCGGCGGACGACTGGCCGAGATCGCCCCGGTACACACCATCGCTGCCGGGCTCGGCGCCGCCGCGGTGTCGATGACGGTGTTCGCGCTGACCGCGTCGTCGGTGGTGATGGCGCTGACCGCACTGTTCAGCCTGGCCTTCACCACGACGGCGACCACCCCCGCGCTGGCCACCCGCCTGATGGACGCCGGCCGGGAGGGCCCGACGCTGGGCGTGGCGCTGCACCACGCGGCGTTCAACGTCTCCAACGCGCTCGGGGCCGCGCTGGGCGGTGTGGTCCTGGCCGCCGGATGGGGCTGGACCTCGCCCGCGGCCGTCGCGACCGTGCTGCCGCTGCTGGGGCTGGCCGCGCTGTACGTCGCCGTCCGGATGGAGCGCGCCGAACAGCACCGGGAGCCTGCGCTCACCGGCTGA
- a CDS encoding ROK family transcriptional regulator, with translation MSADSPPGRAETDRWRATAEVLTEIRREPGLTRVELARRLRLAGGSATEITARLRELGWITEERAPCPGRGRPTTRLVPSRTGPAVVAVDVRFEGWQAGLVGLDGEPVAVRSGRHAHREPDAVAVELDAVVGELIAEHPGPVVAAGIGVAATLLDEHLAQAGGQGWSPLDVRRIGAGLPVLAGNDANLAGVAEVRGGAAAGAGTALFLTVEVGIGGALLLSGRPQSGSRGAAGEFGHLPFGDPGRGCPCGARGCWNSEVDGRALARMLGEPEPDDPYGSAVAVLERAEAGERAAGRVVAHAAARLAGGTAGLVNAHDPEIVVLGGLGTVLRRAAPERFDEAYRAGLMSFHREDPPPVVDAAHGTDGVLRGAGAIALDHATSAAGLAARA, from the coding sequence GTGTCAGCTGATTCACCTCCCGGCCGCGCCGAGACCGACCGCTGGCGGGCGACCGCCGAGGTGCTCACGGAGATCCGGCGGGAGCCCGGGCTGACCCGGGTGGAGCTGGCCCGGCGGCTGCGACTGGCCGGTGGGTCGGCCACCGAGATCACCGCACGGCTGCGCGAGCTGGGCTGGATCACCGAGGAGCGGGCGCCCTGTCCGGGCCGCGGCCGCCCGACGACCCGGCTGGTCCCGAGTCGCACCGGGCCCGCGGTCGTCGCCGTCGACGTCCGGTTCGAAGGATGGCAGGCCGGTCTCGTCGGGCTGGACGGGGAGCCGGTCGCGGTGCGGTCCGGGCGGCACGCGCACCGGGAGCCGGACGCCGTCGCCGTCGAGCTGGACGCGGTGGTCGGCGAGCTGATCGCCGAGCACCCGGGGCCGGTCGTCGCCGCGGGGATCGGGGTGGCGGCGACCCTGCTCGACGAGCATCTCGCGCAGGCCGGTGGGCAGGGCTGGAGCCCGCTGGACGTCCGCCGGATCGGGGCCGGGCTGCCGGTGCTGGCCGGCAACGACGCGAACCTGGCCGGTGTCGCCGAGGTCCGCGGCGGCGCCGCGGCGGGGGCCGGGACGGCGCTGTTCCTGACGGTCGAGGTCGGGATCGGCGGTGCGCTGCTGCTGAGCGGGCGGCCGCAGTCCGGTTCGCGGGGCGCGGCCGGGGAGTTCGGGCACCTGCCCTTCGGCGATCCCGGCCGGGGCTGTCCGTGCGGGGCCCGCGGCTGCTGGAACTCCGAGGTGGACGGGCGCGCGCTGGCGCGGATGCTCGGCGAGCCGGAACCCGACGACCCGTACGGCTCGGCGGTCGCCGTGCTGGAGCGGGCCGAGGCGGGGGAGCGGGCCGCCGGCCGGGTGGTCGCGCACGCCGCCGCCCGGCTCGCCGGCGGGACGGCCGGGCTGGTCAACGCGCACGACCCGGAGATCGTGGTGCTCGGCGGGCTCGGGACGGTGCTGCGCCGGGCCGCGCCGGAGCGGTTCGACGAGGCCTACCGGGCCGGGCTGATGAGCTTCCACCGCGAGGATCCCCCACCGGTCGTGGACGCCGCGCACGGCACCGACGGGGTGCTGCGCGGAGCCGGGGCGATCGCGCTGGACCACGCGACGTCGGCGGCCGGGCTGGCGGCGCGGGCGTAG
- a CDS encoding multicopper oxidase family protein — MTRRIGRRTFLGLAGVAAGGLLLGGCAGVPASQLGTPAPRPLAIPPLAPSARRDGVRTFALTAAPGTSAFHPGVDTPTWGYGLPFGGPTLRATRGERVRVHVTNGLPETTSTHWHGMTLPAEHDGGPHSPIEPGATWSPEWTIEQPAATLWYHPHPHGVTERHVHRGLAGLFLVDDPEGAPGLPHRYGVDDVPVVVTDRTFTADGAFDTRRRSAHGLIGDTLLVNGTLAPYLAVSSSRIRLRLLNASPARCYRFARSDERPMLIVGTDSGLLAAPRAVSAALLTPGERAELLLDLDPGRPVTLRSLPQDLGAVSGTERSIGASDTLDVLQIRPAGVLEPAPPLPEVLPHEPGPDESAATGVRRFTLGNDVINGKSMDMTRIDEVVHAGATEIWELVNVHSRPHNLHVHDARGQVIEAGGRAVPPAQRSWKDTVYVPPRTTVRVLLRFGRHPDPGRPFMYHCHLLYHEDQGMMGQFVVVGDGTDPGSVPRTLAATGGHHG; from the coding sequence ATGACCCGACGCATCGGACGCCGCACCTTCCTCGGCCTCGCCGGCGTCGCCGCGGGCGGACTGCTGCTCGGCGGCTGCGCGGGCGTCCCGGCGTCACAGCTGGGCACCCCGGCGCCCCGGCCACTGGCGATCCCGCCACTCGCCCCTTCGGCCCGCCGGGACGGCGTCCGGACGTTCGCGCTGACCGCAGCGCCCGGGACGAGCGCGTTCCATCCCGGGGTGGACACCCCCACCTGGGGCTACGGCCTGCCGTTCGGTGGACCCACGCTGCGCGCGACCCGCGGGGAGCGGGTCCGGGTGCACGTCACCAACGGTCTGCCGGAGACCACCTCCACCCACTGGCACGGCATGACGCTGCCGGCCGAGCACGACGGCGGCCCGCACTCCCCGATCGAGCCCGGAGCCACCTGGAGTCCGGAGTGGACGATCGAGCAGCCGGCCGCGACCCTCTGGTACCACCCGCACCCGCACGGCGTCACCGAGCGGCACGTCCATCGCGGGCTGGCCGGGCTGTTCCTCGTCGACGACCCGGAGGGCGCGCCCGGGCTGCCGCACCGGTACGGCGTCGACGACGTCCCGGTCGTCGTCACCGACCGGACCTTCACCGCGGACGGCGCCTTCGACACCCGGCGGCGCAGCGCGCACGGTCTGATCGGCGACACACTGCTGGTGAACGGGACCCTCGCGCCCTACCTGGCGGTGTCGTCGTCCCGGATCCGGCTGCGGCTGCTCAACGCCTCACCCGCCCGCTGCTACCGGTTCGCCCGGTCCGACGAGCGTCCGATGCTGATCGTCGGGACCGACTCCGGATTGCTGGCGGCACCCCGGGCGGTGTCCGCTGCTCTGCTCACCCCCGGTGAGCGGGCCGAGCTGCTGCTCGACCTCGACCCGGGGCGCCCGGTGACGCTGCGGTCGCTGCCCCAGGATCTCGGGGCGGTGTCGGGCACCGAGCGCTCGATCGGCGCGTCGGACACCCTCGACGTGCTCCAGATCCGGCCGGCCGGCGTCCTCGAACCCGCCCCGCCGCTGCCCGAGGTGTTGCCGCACGAGCCGGGACCCGACGAGTCCGCGGCGACCGGGGTGCGCCGGTTCACCCTCGGCAACGACGTGATCAACGGGAAGTCGATGGACATGACCCGGATCGACGAGGTCGTGCACGCCGGCGCCACCGAGATCTGGGAGCTCGTCAACGTGCACTCCCGTCCGCACAACCTGCACGTACACGACGCGCGCGGCCAGGTGATCGAGGCCGGTGGCCGGGCCGTCCCGCCGGCGCAGCGGAGCTGGAAGGACACCGTGTACGTCCCGCCGCGGACGACGGTGCGGGTGCTCCTGCGGTTCGGGAGGCACCCGGATCCGGGGCGGCCGTTCATGTACCACTGCCACCTGCTCTATCACGAGGACCAGGGGATGATGGGCCAGTTCGTGGTCGTCGGCGACGGCACGGATCCCGGTTCGGTGCCGCGCACCCTCGCCGCGACCGGCGGGCACCATGGGTGA
- a CDS encoding maleate cis-trans isomerase family protein, which yields MSRDHPRDHHIGMIVPSSNLTMETELPRMLRAREDVLPDERFVFHSARARMQHVTPEQLRAMNAQAQRAAAELADARPDVVATACLVAIMAQGPGYHCTAEDDITAALRAEGSDAPVISSAGALLSGIAALGAQRVAIITPYMEPLTRAVVDYLTDAGVEVVDSLSLQVPDNLAVARLDPADLREHWRKLDLSRADALVLSACVQMPSLPSIQPVQDEIGIPVLSAATATTHRILTELGLEPRVPGAGALLQG from the coding sequence ATGAGCCGCGACCACCCCCGGGATCATCACATCGGGATGATCGTCCCGTCGTCGAACCTCACGATGGAGACCGAGCTCCCGCGGATGCTGCGCGCCCGTGAGGACGTGCTCCCCGACGAGCGGTTCGTGTTCCACTCGGCGCGGGCCCGGATGCAGCACGTGACCCCCGAGCAGCTGCGCGCGATGAACGCCCAGGCTCAGCGGGCCGCGGCCGAGCTGGCCGACGCCCGCCCGGACGTCGTCGCCACCGCCTGCCTGGTCGCGATCATGGCCCAGGGCCCCGGCTACCACTGCACCGCCGAGGACGACATCACCGCCGCACTGCGGGCCGAGGGCTCCGACGCGCCGGTGATCTCCAGCGCGGGTGCGCTGCTGTCCGGGATCGCCGCGCTGGGCGCGCAGCGGGTCGCGATCATCACCCCCTACATGGAGCCGTTGACCCGGGCGGTCGTGGACTACCTGACCGACGCCGGCGTCGAGGTCGTCGACTCGCTGTCGCTGCAGGTGCCCGACAACCTGGCCGTCGCCCGGCTCGATCCGGCCGACCTGCGCGAGCACTGGCGCAAGCTCGACCTGTCCCGGGCCGACGCGCTGGTGCTCAGCGCCTGCGTGCAGATGCCGTCGCTGCCCTCGATCCAGCCGGTTCAGGACGAGATCGGCATCCCGGTGCTGTCCGCCGCGACCGCGACCACCCACCGGATCCTCACCGAGCTCGGCCTGGAGCCGCGGGTCCCCGGCGCCGGGGCACTGCTGCAGGGCTGA
- a CDS encoding chorismate mutase family protein — protein MSSAPRSSRARRSAAAVAVVAAIALSAGCGGDQPDPLSTGAPGAAPADGLARIVELTGERIGISERAAAAAADTGEPAPGPDSDSGSGDVAVAAAAAERAGVDVEWAARVLADQRAAADQLRDGLTRQWAERPDTRPAEQADPAQLRSELDRIDEELLAALRIAAPARAHEDCPSSLAQAAVARAEGLGDLARGALGRSLMSVCDGTPD, from the coding sequence GTGAGTAGCGCCCCGCGGTCGAGCCGCGCGCGCCGCAGCGCCGCTGCCGTCGCCGTCGTCGCCGCGATCGCCTTGTCGGCAGGCTGTGGTGGTGACCAGCCCGATCCGTTGAGCACGGGAGCCCCGGGTGCCGCCCCGGCCGACGGGCTGGCCCGGATCGTCGAGCTGACCGGGGAGCGGATCGGGATCTCCGAGCGAGCCGCCGCGGCGGCGGCCGACACCGGGGAGCCTGCGCCCGGCCCGGACTCCGACTCCGGCTCCGGTGACGTGGCTGTGGCTGCAGCCGCGGCCGAGCGCGCCGGCGTCGACGTGGAGTGGGCGGCGCGGGTGCTCGCCGACCAGCGCGCGGCCGCCGACCAGCTGCGCGACGGCCTGACCCGGCAGTGGGCCGAGCGTCCGGACACCCGGCCCGCCGAGCAGGCCGATCCGGCGCAGCTGAGGTCCGAGCTGGACCGGATCGACGAGGAGCTGCTCGCCGCGCTGCGGATCGCCGCCCCGGCTCGGGCGCACGAGGACTGCCCCAGCTCGCTCGCGCAGGCCGCCGTCGCCCGGGCCGAGGGGCTCGGCGATCTGGCGCGCGGGGCGCTCGGCCGCAGCCTGATGTCGGTCTGCGACGGCACCCCGGACTGA
- a CDS encoding BKACE family enzyme, whose translation MDSTVILEVALNGSTTREANPHVPREPDEIAEQALDVIGRGAAIVHNHNDEPMFTTDGVHAVEPYLAAWRPVLDRYPDALLYPTMAAGARGVPVQRRWAHVEELARRRMGGLTLVDPGSVNVGLLDDGSCPEAAAPEPYQNSFSDTEYMFARTARLGAGPSISIFEPGFLRTALTLHRHGRVPPGAIVKLYFADRLQFGLPPTPAALEAYLELLEPSGLPWSVAVLGGDVVASGLAELAVRRGGHLRVGLEDHAGPGTPTNRELLEDALRVLDKVGATPADPVTARRLLGFPEDTGNS comes from the coding sequence ATGGACTCGACGGTGATCCTGGAAGTCGCCCTGAACGGCAGCACCACCCGGGAGGCGAACCCGCACGTCCCGCGGGAGCCCGACGAGATCGCCGAACAGGCCCTGGACGTGATCGGCCGCGGTGCGGCGATCGTGCACAACCACAACGACGAGCCGATGTTCACCACCGACGGGGTGCACGCCGTCGAGCCGTACCTGGCGGCGTGGCGACCGGTGCTCGACCGGTACCCCGACGCGCTGCTCTATCCGACGATGGCGGCCGGGGCCCGCGGCGTCCCGGTGCAGCGCCGGTGGGCGCACGTCGAGGAGCTGGCACGACGGCGGATGGGCGGGCTGACCCTGGTCGATCCGGGCTCGGTGAACGTCGGGCTGCTCGACGACGGCAGCTGCCCCGAGGCCGCCGCGCCGGAGCCGTACCAGAACTCGTTTTCCGACACCGAGTACATGTTCGCGCGCACCGCCCGGCTCGGGGCCGGCCCGAGCATCTCGATCTTCGAGCCGGGGTTCCTGCGCACCGCGCTGACCCTGCACCGGCACGGCCGGGTGCCGCCGGGTGCGATCGTGAAGCTGTACTTCGCCGACCGGCTGCAGTTCGGCCTGCCACCGACCCCGGCGGCCCTGGAGGCCTATCTGGAGCTGCTCGAACCGTCCGGACTGCCGTGGTCGGTCGCGGTGCTCGGCGGGGACGTCGTGGCGTCCGGGCTGGCCGAGCTCGCCGTCCGCCGAGGAGGGCACCTGCGGGTCGGCCTGGAGGACCACGCCGGCCCCGGGACGCCGACCAACCGGGAACTACTGGAGGACGCGCTGCGGGTACTCGACAAGGTGGGTGCGACGCCCGCGGACCCGGTTACCGCCCGTCGCCTGCTCGGCTTCCCGGAGGACACCGGCAATTCATGA